A window of Candidatus Acidiferrales bacterium genomic DNA:
TAGTAATTTCCTGGCGTGCCCGGAACCAGCACCTGCAAACGGTTCTTTACGGTCAGGCCCGGAGCAATGAGAAGAATGCTTTTCGAGAAGCGCTTGTCTTGAGGGTACGTGACCTTGTTGAGCACCTGCCACGCAATCAGCATGGCCATCAAAATCGTCTTGCCTGAGCCTGTTGCCATCTTGCAGCAAAGCCTGGGGAACGGCCCGCCATCGCTCGGAACTTCAATTCCGACTCGTTCCGATGCGGGGGCTTCGGTCAGCCATATCAGCGTTTCTATGGCCTCAAGCTGGCAAAAGAAAAATCGGCGGTTCGCGTCGCGCTGCTCCATATCGCGCCAGTGCTGTAAGAGCCGTTTGCTGATTCCGCTTGCACCGGCATAGTCAGCCTCGCGCCAAGCCTTCACGCGGGGACGGATTTGATTCACCAAAGGAAGTTCCGTAAAAACGCCGGGATCATCGAAGGCCCGCGACTTCTCGGATGCGCGGACATATCCGGCTTTCCGTCGCTCCGGCTCACGTGTGAATAGCCGCGTCTCTCGGTCATAACGCCAGTGCTCGCGCGGTTCTTCATAAGGGGAATTGATGATGAGCTTGTCTATCGTTGCAGAGCCGACTTGGGTTTCCGTACTCACTTCACATCCACGACTTTCAGGCTCTCGATTCCTCGGTCGTCTATAACCTTCACAGCGATTCGCTTGTGGGGTCCCGCCTCGAACGGTAGCGAAGTAGTCCCACGATATTTCTCGATGAGTTCCGCATCAATCTCGGCTTTTAGATTGCGAGCAAGGCGCGCCCAACCTTCATCGTCATCGGCCATCGGAAAGAAAACCTGCCGAGGGTAAAGGCTTCGGCCATCGTAATCGGTATCGAGTAGCCACATGGCGATCTTCGATGGATCGCCGGATTCGATAGTGCCGCTGCGCGTGTCGTAATAGTCGAATCCGCGAACTTCGACTTCACATTTGCCCTTGCTGTCTGCTTTGACGATCTCGCGCAATTCAATATCAGGACGCCCTACGAGCCAAAAGCCCTGGTTGGAGGCACGCTTCTTCTTCAAGTCTTCGGTCAGCAAGTCCGCGTTCATCTGCGCCGTCAGGAAGGTCATTCCGGTTTTTTCTTTGGTCATGCCGTCAATGTCTTTGGCGGCTTCGGGATCGAACTCGAAGGCGGCGAATACGAGAATGGCGGGCTTGGGACTAAGTGTGCGCGCTTCTTCCCACGCCAACTCCACTTGCCGCTGTTCCAGCAAGCTGTGCTCGGGGCCGAACGAAATGACTACGCGCTCGGGCTTCGCGCCTTTGGTTTCCGCGTCGGCGTGGAGCCAGCGCGTTCCGGCCAGCGGTTCGACGCGGGAGAAATCAATGTGATGCCCGCCCTTGCCCCGGAGTCCGGTCTTGAGCAATTCATCACGCCATTCCGTATGTCGCAATGTGGCACCTTTGCGCGATACAGAGGCATCAAGCAAAGGCGTGGCTGCATCACGGAAATCGGCTATTGATTGCTGCGCTTTTCCAGAAGTCCGAATTGCGGTCGCGTCATCTTCGATGTCTTCGAGCGAACGCACGGTGGGAGCGGGAACGGCTTCAACCGTGAATGGGCCGGTGACGCGCACACGAGAATTATCCTTGTACGGCTGATCGTAAAGTGTTTCCTGGTCGGCATAGCGTGCAATGGCCGAGTCAATCTGCTCGCGCGTCATTCCTTCGCGGATTTCAGGATTGTTCGCGATGGACTTAAGGGTGACGTGCGGGACAGTTTTGTAATGGAAGCCGCTACCAATCCCTTCTTCAGGATGTGCCAGTTCGTAATAATCAAATTCAGCGGCCATGAGACGTTGCTTGGCCAAGGTAGTTGCCACGCGGGAGGTATCACACGTGATCCACCTGCGTCCCCATTGCTCGGCAACGTAAGCAGTCGTCCCTGAGCCGCACGTTGGATCGAGAGCCAAATCGCCCGGATCAGTTGTCATGAGGAGACATCGTTCGATTACTGTTGGAGTAGTCTGAACAACAAAGATTCTTTTCCCAAATTCAATTGTGTCCTGCCATGAGTTCGTGAGCGAGCCGTATGCGAAGTCATTTAGGTACATCTTGTAGTAGAGCCTTCCGCCCAGAACGAATAAACGGTTCGCGTATTTCAGTTTTTCAATGCCGTTCGGTGTTGTTCGCCAGCTCTTTCCGCCACTTGTTTCAAAGACGTTCCCGTTGAAATCGATGGGAAAGGTGCACGAGGGCGTGTAACCCGAAGATGCTAAATCAGAGCGTTTGAATACGCTGAACTTTGCGGCGGTTGCTTTGAAATCGCGGACTTCATCAGCTGTCAGCCTGCGAAAGCCGTTCCCGTCAGAGTCCGCAAAGACGAATTCCGACCCCTCTCCGACTGATTTGGGAGTGAACAGGTTTCGATATTTGAGTTTCGTTTTGTCCTTCGCGTACCAACAGAGGTAATCGAAAACACTTTCTATCTGCCCCGATTCCAGAGGCATCATCGATTTGAAGTTCAGAAGTCCAATGAAATTGTCGGGGCCGAGAATCTCGTCGAGTATTGATCGAACCCTGTGTACGTTCTCATCACCGATTTGAACGAAAATTGAGCCGGTGTCGTTTAGGAGTTCGCGTGCTAGCAGAACACGGTCTCTCAGATACGTCAGGAATGAATGCACGCCCAACTCCCAAGTATCCCGAAAAGCGCGGATAGTCTCAGGCTCCTGAGTTAAATCTTCATCTTTACCGTCCTGGACTTTGCGTTTGTTGACGAAGGGCTGAAAATTTGAGCCGTACTTGATTCCGTATGGTGGGTCTATGTAAATCATCTGGACCTGCCCGGCCATTCCCTCTTTTTCGAGCAGCGAGTTCATTACGAGAAGCGAATCGCCAGCGATCAGCCGGTTCGACCATCCGTGCGCGTGGCGATAGAACTCGATAGCATCGCGCAGCGGCATTTTTTCCTCGGGCCGCTCGAAAAGCGATGGCTGAACTGGATGGCCATTGCCGTTCCGTTTGCGGACGGCTTCAATAATCGTGCGCGGATCGATTGTTTCGTGGACGTGGAGGGAAACGGTGGGCACCTCGAACGACGCGTGCTCTTTCTTCCCGGCCCAGACAAGCTGCGGGTCAAGATGCGGGTCATAGCTCAGTTCTTCGCGCGGCTTTACGTCTGGGACAGGCTGGATGTAATCGTAAACCTTGTGAGTTGGCAGCGGCGGATCGGTCTCCGGCGTTACGAGTCCTACTGGCGGATTGTTGATGCGTTTCTTGTCCGTGTGCTCGTATCGCTCAATGGGACGCTTCTTCGAGTGACTATTGCCGCCGTTTTTCCCTTTTCCTCGCGCCATTCCAGGCTTTACCCCTGCGTTACTAGGTTGTTGGAAGCATCCGAATTCTATTCTGAGGACGATTCAATTACCAGCACGCAGAGAAGCTGTTCCACCCGATTTCAATTACAGGGAAAGCTTTCTCGGGCGCTCGAAAAAAGCGGGAATCGCTTGGTGGTAAGGCTCGTACCCGAAATCATTATTGCGTGCTGCCACGAATTCGGTGAGGTCATCTAGGAACCGCACCCACCTTTCGCGGAAATCCTCGATTGCAGCCTCGCGATATTTCCTATCGTTTGGAGCAAGCTGCGTGAACCGAGGACTTTCTTTGAGTCGTTCCATTGGTTTCAAGACATACTCCATGTTATACGAGGCGATCACTGCAATCAGCTCATTCACTGCGATGCGGAAATCCGGCTCGTCGATATGCTTCAACAGAAGATGCCGACTCGAAAACATCGGATAAAAGGTGCTGATGTAGTCAGGTGGACAGACCTTGAAAAGTTCTTGATCGTTCCGTCCACCAAGATCATTGATGATCGTTCGCAGATTGCGCGAATCATTGGTGTTAATGAATTCTGCAAAGCGTTTTTCAAAACGCAAGACTTCGGGCCACGCTTTTCGCGCCACTCGGTTTCGAAGTGAAGATGATTTGTTCCTGGCGATCCATGCGGACAGCGGCCTATAACATAAAAATGCGACAGGAATCGCGACTAGAACTAGAAACGCGATTGCATATACGGGATGGGATTGAGCCTGAGTTACCGCCGAGAAAACGGCGGCAAGCGCAGCAATAATCAGCGCAACCGTGTCCCATCGGCTGCGCGGCTCCGGGTCTTGATGTTGAATTGAATTCAGAAGAAGATCGTCCGCCATTCGGCTGGATTATATATCGTCGTTCCAAAAAAGCTTGCTTACATCCCAAACGAAATGGGCCTCGGCGGGTCTGCCGAGGCCCGAAATGAAAGTAGCTGCTAAAACGGAATATCCTGTGATGTCGTTGGTCGGCCTTGCGATTCGGATGGGGCGGCTGAACCGGAAGCGAGCGCCTCCGGCTCTTTCTCGCCGCGATTCAGCTTGCGAATCGAGTCGGCGCGAATCTGCCAGACCGTGTGCTTCACGGTCGTGGCCTTCTTGCCTTTGCCGTATTCGCGCTCGTAGGTGCTGCTAACGAGCGTGCCTTCAACCAACACGTGGTCGCCCTGGTGAAGCGATGCCGCAACGCGCTCGCCCAGGCTGTTCCAAGCGACCACGCGATGCCATTCGGTTCTTGAGGCCCACTCGTCGTCTGCGTTCTTCCACGACCGCTGCGTGGCGACCGAAACCACCGTGAACGCCGCATCGTTCGCACGCGCCTGCCGTCTCTCCGGGTCTTTGCCGATGAAACCGATGATCTGAACTGAATTGAGGTACATTTTCGAATCTCCTTTTTCTGCCCCTTTTGCTTGGGGCGCCCGAAAGCGAGTGGAGACCACTCCCAAAGCGAGCGGCTGCTTTATGGGAGGGACCCGCGCGGTTCGGGAGGAACCGGGAAAGCAGAAGCCGCGAAGTGCGTTCTTCGCATCCCGGCTACGGGACTGCGGGCGTGGGAATTCTCCCGAAGCAGCGCCCAAGCAAAGCCCGGCAGAAAAGAGAAAAATGTACCGCGTCAGTTCATTCGGTTGAGGCGAAGGTCAAGCGATGTTACAGGGGGAGAAGGCGCTGCTAACGGGCGTGACAGAGTGGCACAACGGGAGACGCAGTTCCAAAGGCAGCGTTGCTGGCGTGATATATTCGCTGCTAAGCATTACTGATTGGCGTGGCCAGCGGCGTTGGCAAAAGGCATGGGTTTGGAAATCAGCGAGCAGAGACGGCAATCTGTCGAAAAGGCTCGTCAGGCCTGGATCAAGAAGCTAATCGATCTATCCCGCCGCAACAATCTCCTCTATTACCGGTCCCTCAAATGGGGAACGTTAAGTCTATCGCTTGAAAGCAGC
This region includes:
- a CDS encoding site-specific DNA-methyltransferase yields the protein MARGKGKNGGNSHSKKRPIERYEHTDKKRINNPPVGLVTPETDPPLPTHKVYDYIQPVPDVKPREELSYDPHLDPQLVWAGKKEHASFEVPTVSLHVHETIDPRTIIEAVRKRNGNGHPVQPSLFERPEEKMPLRDAIEFYRHAHGWSNRLIAGDSLLVMNSLLEKEGMAGQVQMIYIDPPYGIKYGSNFQPFVNKRKVQDGKDEDLTQEPETIRAFRDTWELGVHSFLTYLRDRVLLARELLNDTGSIFVQIGDENVHRVRSILDEILGPDNFIGLLNFKSMMPLESGQIESVFDYLCWYAKDKTKLKYRNLFTPKSVGEGSEFVFADSDGNGFRRLTADEVRDFKATAAKFSVFKRSDLASSGYTPSCTFPIDFNGNVFETSGGKSWRTTPNGIEKLKYANRLFVLGGRLYYKMYLNDFAYGSLTNSWQDTIEFGKRIFVVQTTPTVIERCLLMTTDPGDLALDPTCGSGTTAYVAEQWGRRWITCDTSRVATTLAKQRLMAAEFDYYELAHPEEGIGSGFHYKTVPHVTLKSIANNPEIREGMTREQIDSAIARYADQETLYDQPYKDNSRVRVTGPFTVEAVPAPTVRSLEDIEDDATAIRTSGKAQQSIADFRDAATPLLDASVSRKGATLRHTEWRDELLKTGLRGKGGHHIDFSRVEPLAGTRWLHADAETKGAKPERVVISFGPEHSLLEQRQVELAWEEARTLSPKPAILVFAAFEFDPEAAKDIDGMTKEKTGMTFLTAQMNADLLTEDLKKKRASNQGFWLVGRPDIELREIVKADSKGKCEVEVRGFDYYDTRSGTIESGDPSKIAMWLLDTDYDGRSLYPRQVFFPMADDDEGWARLARNLKAEIDAELIEKYRGTTSLPFEAGPHKRIAVKVIDDRGIESLKVVDVK
- a CDS encoding single-stranded DNA-binding protein, with protein sequence MYLNSVQIIGFIGKDPERRQARANDAAFTVVSVATQRSWKNADDEWASRTEWHRVVAWNSLGERVAASLHQGDHVLVEGTLVSSTYEREYGKGKKATTVKHTVWQIRADSIRKLNRGEKEPEALASGSAAPSESQGRPTTSQDIPF